The Paenibacillus sp. RUD330 genome has a segment encoding these proteins:
- a CDS encoding MATE family efflux transporter: MKNRNYSLWALSWPIFIELFLQFLLGAADTLMVSKVSDDAVAVVGFSNQLFNAMTVLFTVIASGAGILIAQKLGARKEEEARTISIIALKATVLIGAALSAVLILFPAPIARVLQMPEELVPMAVRYISIVGGGMILIAVMSTLSTAIRNTGNTRGPMYTAVGMNVIHIILNYGFIFGAFGLPQWGLTGVAVSTLVSRLLASALLFYMFLFAFERRIWWGDIKVWSRGLFSEVMKIGWPLGVYSANWVFSQLVIFTFIGSLGAKELSARTYMNTLESFCFLIGFSIALATQIRVAHLFGGGRMREAYKGAYTGLWIGQLVVIGNALLVFLFGKQMLGLFTSDSEILAICASLLGLNLLLQPGKMLNMTIADSLNAVGDTRFTMVISTVSMWGVSVAVAYYFSIHLGWGLVAIYACMIADEYLRGFVCWLRWRSRKWATRGAVQEAPAVASGTAAEM, encoded by the coding sequence ATGAAAAACCGTAATTATTCCCTGTGGGCGCTCTCGTGGCCGATCTTCATCGAGCTGTTCCTGCAGTTTCTTCTGGGGGCCGCCGATACGCTGATGGTCAGCAAAGTGTCCGATGACGCCGTAGCGGTCGTCGGCTTCTCCAATCAGCTGTTCAATGCCATGACGGTCCTGTTCACGGTCATCGCCAGCGGCGCCGGCATCCTGATCGCGCAGAAGCTGGGCGCAAGGAAAGAGGAGGAGGCCCGGACGATCTCCATCATCGCGCTCAAGGCGACGGTTCTGATCGGCGCGGCGCTGAGCGCGGTGCTGATCCTGTTCCCGGCGCCGATCGCACGGGTGCTGCAGATGCCGGAAGAACTGGTTCCGATGGCGGTCCGCTACATCTCCATCGTCGGCGGCGGCATGATCCTGATCGCCGTCATGAGCACGCTGAGCACGGCGATCCGCAACACCGGCAACACGCGGGGACCGATGTATACGGCCGTAGGCATGAACGTCATCCACATCATCTTGAACTATGGCTTCATCTTCGGCGCTTTCGGCCTGCCGCAGTGGGGACTGACGGGAGTCGCCGTCAGCACGCTGGTCAGCCGCCTGCTCGCTTCGGCGCTGCTCTTCTACATGTTCCTGTTCGCCTTCGAGCGCCGCATCTGGTGGGGCGACATCAAGGTCTGGAGCCGCGGCTTGTTCTCCGAGGTCATGAAGATCGGCTGGCCGCTCGGCGTATACTCGGCCAACTGGGTGTTCTCCCAGCTCGTCATCTTCACGTTCATCGGATCGCTCGGAGCCAAGGAGCTGTCGGCGCGCACATACATGAACACGCTGGAGTCGTTCTGCTTCCTGATCGGCTTCTCGATCGCTCTTGCCACTCAGATCCGGGTCGCCCATTTGTTCGGAGGCGGACGTATGCGGGAGGCCTACAAGGGCGCCTATACCGGTCTCTGGATCGGCCAGCTGGTCGTCATCGGCAACGCGCTGCTCGTGTTCCTGTTCGGCAAGCAGATGCTGGGGCTGTTCACCTCGGACAGCGAAATACTGGCCATCTGCGCTTCCCTGCTCGGTCTCAATCTGCTGCTGCAGCCGGGCAAGATGCTCAACATGACGATAGCCGACTCCCTCAATGCGGTCGGCGATACCCGCTTCACGATGGTCATCTCCACGGTCAGCATGTGGGGCGTATCGGTAGCCGTCGCCTATTACTTCAGCATCCATCTCGGCTGGGGGCTGGTCGCGATCTACGCCTGCATGATCGCGGACGAATACTTGCGCGGCTTCGTCTGCTGGCTGCGGTGGCGCAGCCGCAAGTGGGCCACGCGCGGCGCGGTCCAGGAAGCTCCGGCTGTCGCGAGCGGCACCGCTGCGGAGATGTGA
- a CDS encoding alkaline phosphatase family protein yields MNKRLKQAGAAALIASALLPSVPAEAAGAPPDAVLQLKFDGSAADSSGNNVSVAVAGSPSYTAGRIGQALEFSSAGQYVDLGRSASTTFGSATDYSVSFWLQASGSVTGDPVIIGNKNWSTGANAGWVIALQANGSIKWNYTPAGQSRSDAYIPGAADGQWHLVTVTHDRDGSARLYKDGTIAASADIASKTGSIDTAYSTRIAQDATGSYGSVLRAKLDELQLFKRSLSAEEVLALYNAAPPVQGGSSRKVLVIGIDGARPDAVQAADAPNLHSLAAAGAYSWNAQANGSNTWSATGWSTMHTGVWYGKHGVKDNSWTGSQFGAYPSLMKRAEQAKPALNTSSIVHWSPINTNLVDGIDQEISVSTDAEVAAAAIGQIKNGSPDLMFLQFDDVDHAGHTYGFSPSVPQYGDAIHAVDGQIGSILDAVKNRSTYSGEQWLILVSTDHGGKGTSHGGSSAEERTIFYLASGPGTTKGPIAGTVNQTDVMATALSYLGIPLQSAWNLDGKPAGLAG; encoded by the coding sequence GTGAACAAAAGGTTGAAGCAAGCCGGAGCCGCGGCGCTGATAGCAAGCGCTCTGCTGCCCTCCGTTCCGGCAGAGGCCGCCGGAGCTCCGCCGGATGCGGTGCTGCAGCTGAAATTTGACGGCAGCGCTGCGGATTCCTCCGGAAACAACGTTTCCGTCGCTGTGGCCGGCAGCCCGTCGTACACAGCCGGCCGGATCGGCCAGGCGCTGGAATTCAGCTCCGCGGGCCAATATGTCGATCTTGGCCGGAGCGCCTCCACGACCTTCGGCAGCGCGACCGATTACAGCGTCTCGTTCTGGCTGCAGGCGAGCGGATCCGTAACCGGCGATCCGGTCATCATCGGCAACAAGAACTGGTCGACCGGAGCCAATGCCGGGTGGGTCATCGCCCTTCAGGCGAACGGCTCCATCAAATGGAATTACACACCGGCAGGCCAGAGCCGCTCCGACGCCTATATTCCCGGCGCCGCGGACGGCCAGTGGCATCTTGTCACCGTCACGCATGACCGCGACGGAAGCGCCAGGCTCTATAAGGACGGCACCATCGCCGCAAGCGCGGACATCGCCTCCAAGACGGGCAGCATCGACACGGCCTACAGCACACGGATCGCTCAGGATGCCACGGGCAGCTACGGCTCCGTGCTCAGGGCCAAGCTGGACGAGCTGCAGCTGTTCAAGCGTTCTCTAAGCGCGGAGGAAGTGCTCGCCCTGTACAACGCGGCTCCCCCTGTCCAAGGCGGATCGTCCCGCAAAGTGCTTGTGATCGGCATCGATGGAGCCCGTCCGGATGCCGTCCAGGCGGCAGATGCCCCCAATCTCCATTCCCTGGCGGCTGCGGGAGCTTACTCCTGGAACGCCCAGGCGAACGGCAGCAACACCTGGAGCGCCACCGGCTGGTCGACGATGCATACCGGCGTCTGGTACGGCAAGCACGGCGTCAAGGACAACTCGTGGACGGGCAGCCAGTTCGGCGCGTACCCGTCTCTCATGAAGAGAGCCGAGCAAGCCAAGCCTGCGCTGAACACCTCTTCGATCGTTCACTGGTCGCCGATCAACACGAATCTGGTCGACGGCATCGATCAGGAGATCAGCGTCTCCACGGATGCCGAAGTAGCCGCCGCGGCCATCGGCCAGATCAAGAACGGCAGTCCCGACCTCATGTTCCTTCAATTCGACGATGTCGACCATGCCGGCCATACGTACGGGTTCAGCCCGTCCGTTCCGCAGTATGGAGATGCCATCCATGCCGTAGACGGACAAATCGGCTCTATCCTCGATGCGGTCAAGAACCGCAGCACTTATTCCGGCGAGCAGTGGCTCATCCTCGTCTCCACCGATCACGGCGGCAAAGGCACGAGCCATGGAGGCAGCAGCGCCGAAGAGCGCACGATCTTCTACTTGGCCAGCGGCCCCGGCACGACAAAAGGGCCGATCGCCGGCACGGTCAACCAGACCGACGTCATGGCCACGGCGCTTTCCTACCTCGGCATTCCGCTCCAGTCCGCCTGGAACCTCGACGGCAAGCCGGCCGGCCTCGCAGGCTGA
- a CDS encoding ArsB/NhaD family transporter yields MQAAWAVAIFLLTYAFIVSEKIHRTIAAMLGALIVVAAGLVEQHKAVEHIDFNTLGLLIGMMIIVHVTAETGIFAYAAIKAAKLAKGEPIRILVALALVTALGSAFLDNVTTILLIVPVTFSITRRLKVSPIPFLITQVIASNVGGTATLIGDPPNIMIGSAVKELTFLAFIENLAPIIVIIMAVYVPIFMLIFRKQLRTTPELKARLMEMEEEGLLHDRKLLIKSLSVLGLTIAGFFLHQALHLESATVALTGAFILLLLTGERMLEASLAAVEWPTLFFFIGLFVLVGGLVDTGVIGRLAENAVDLTGGDMKSASMLILWLSAIASAFLDNIPFVATMIPLIQDMGSMGIDNLEPLWWSLALGACLGGNGTLIGASANLVAAGISAREGYPIRFLTFLKYGFPLMLLSVALSSIYVYLRYLL; encoded by the coding sequence TTGCAGGCTGCATGGGCTGTCGCTATTTTTCTGCTTACCTACGCGTTCATCGTTTCCGAAAAAATCCACCGTACCATCGCCGCCATGCTGGGCGCTCTCATCGTCGTGGCCGCAGGCCTCGTCGAGCAGCATAAGGCGGTCGAGCATATCGACTTCAATACCCTCGGCCTGCTGATCGGCATGATGATCATCGTGCATGTCACCGCCGAGACCGGCATATTCGCCTACGCGGCGATAAAGGCCGCCAAGCTGGCCAAGGGAGAGCCGATACGCATTCTCGTCGCGCTGGCGCTCGTCACGGCTCTGGGTTCCGCCTTCCTCGACAACGTGACGACGATCCTGCTCATCGTCCCGGTCACGTTCAGCATTACGCGCCGGCTCAAGGTCAGCCCGATTCCATTCCTGATCACTCAGGTGATCGCCTCCAACGTAGGCGGAACCGCGACGCTGATCGGCGATCCTCCGAACATCATGATCGGAAGCGCAGTCAAGGAGCTGACCTTTCTTGCCTTCATCGAAAATCTGGCGCCGATCATCGTCATCATCATGGCGGTCTATGTGCCGATCTTCATGCTCATCTTCCGCAAGCAGCTGCGCACGACGCCGGAGCTGAAGGCGAGACTGATGGAGATGGAGGAGGAAGGCCTGCTGCATGACCGGAAGCTGCTCATCAAGTCGCTGTCGGTGCTTGGACTTACGATCGCGGGCTTTTTCCTGCATCAAGCTCTGCATCTGGAATCCGCGACCGTGGCGCTGACAGGAGCGTTCATCCTGCTGCTGCTCACCGGAGAGCGCATGCTGGAGGCATCCCTCGCCGCGGTGGAATGGCCGACGCTGTTCTTCTTCATCGGCTTGTTCGTCCTTGTGGGCGGGCTGGTCGACACGGGCGTCATCGGCCGTTTGGCGGAAAACGCCGTGGATCTGACCGGCGGCGACATGAAATCCGCGTCCATGCTGATTTTATGGCTCAGTGCGATCGCCTCTGCCTTTCTGGACAATATCCCGTTCGTCGCCACGATGATTCCGCTTATCCAGGACATGGGGAGCATGGGAATCGACAACCTGGAGCCGCTCTGGTGGAGCCTGGCGCTCGGGGCTTGCCTGGGCGGCAACGGCACCTTGATCGGGGCGAGCGCCAATCTCGTGGCGGCGGGAATCTCGGCCCGGGAGGGATATCCGATCCGGTTCCTGACGTTTTTGAAATACGGCTTCCCGCTCATGCTGCTCTCGGTCGCGCTGTCGAGCATCTACGTATACTTGAGGTATCTGCTCTAA
- a CDS encoding GNAT family protein, translating into MGLRPNLFEGELIRLAAPRPEDVATMALWMEDSDYLRNVDTEHAVPATEKQMESESEPGSKEVYFRLRELEGDELIGFAAIHSIEWNNRAGMLAIGIGEAMNRNRGYGSDALRVILRYAFHELNLHRVGLDVIEYNAGGIRAYEKAGFRHEGRAREAVWRDGRLYDRISMGILSREWEAESNS; encoded by the coding sequence ATGGGGCTGAGGCCGAATTTGTTTGAAGGAGAGCTTATCCGGCTAGCCGCTCCAAGGCCGGAGGATGTCGCGACGATGGCGCTGTGGATGGAGGACTCCGATTATTTGAGAAATGTCGATACGGAGCACGCGGTGCCGGCTACGGAAAAGCAGATGGAATCGGAGTCGGAGCCCGGCTCCAAGGAAGTCTATTTCCGACTGCGGGAGCTTGAAGGCGACGAGCTGATCGGGTTCGCGGCCATCCACAGCATCGAATGGAACAACCGCGCCGGGATGCTGGCGATCGGCATCGGGGAGGCCATGAACCGTAACCGCGGATACGGCTCGGACGCGCTGCGGGTCATTTTGCGCTATGCCTTCCACGAGCTCAACCTGCACCGTGTCGGCCTGGATGTGATCGAATACAACGCAGGCGGCATCCGAGCCTACGAAAAGGCGGGCTTCCGCCACGAAGGCAGAGCCCGAGAGGCCGTCTGGCGGGACGGACGCCTCTATGACCGGATCAGCATGGGCATTCTAAGCCGGGAATGGGAAGCGGAGTCGAACAGCTAG
- a CDS encoding alpha-mannosidase, with protein sequence MSKRTAHLISHTHWDREWYLPYEKHHVRLVQLVDTLLDTLENDPGYRSFFLDGQTIILEDYLQVRPENRERLQALITAGRIGIGPWYILQDAFLTSGEANIRNLQIGHEDAARWGPVSKIGYFPDTFGLVGQTPQLMAQAGIDNALFGRGVKPTGFNNEVGESTAFESSFSELIWEGPDGSRVLGILFANWYSNGNEVPVQAEEARAYWQRKLADAGKYASTPHLLFMNGCDHQPIQTDLAEAIRMAGAVEPDVTFIHSNFPDYLQAVRESAGERPLSVVQGELRSQRTDGWGTLVNTASSRVYLKQMNARGQALLERAAEPLAAYGHLHGKDYPHHLFTYGWKQLMQNHPHDSICGCSVDEVHREMVSRFDKSRHVAETILDETARFLADAVDTRVFGTYGSDALPFVVNNTTGWRRGGTVSVELDAARIYFRDGIPIPEMNACIRELGLEGRILVDDQGNPVPCTMEDLGLQFGYDLPDDAFRQPYQARRVRLTFRADAVPALGHRAYAWVKSEQAPERQPSLLQGSAVLDNGLLRAEVAEDGSFALTDLGTGRVYADLGVYEDSGDIGNEYMFMAPKGVEPLTTKGLQASVRIVEDAPYRAALEIVHEWDVPSSADELLEREQREIVYYPERQAGRSEHTVKLRLTTTLSLEQGSRRLDIVSSFDNQAKDHRVRMLFPTDLETSVHTADSIFEAALRDNEPSAEWTNPSNTQHQMAFADVSGLAADGARAGLAVANSGLNEYEVLRDGRNTIAVTLLRSTGELGDWGWFPTPEAQCIGPHEARLALIPHGGDGAAEGAYAEAYQFETPWTTAQTGIHPGTLRPVDAALAWDGEALAFSAFKINAVGDVMARWYNLKREPAKLAVQAPAGSTGWYKSGVLEQAAAASELDAGRRAELPAGPAEIITLGFSHRTHS encoded by the coding sequence ATGAGCAAGCGCACCGCGCATCTGATCTCGCATACGCACTGGGACCGGGAATGGTACCTCCCCTACGAGAAGCATCATGTCCGTCTCGTCCAGCTCGTCGACACCCTGCTGGACACGCTGGAGAACGATCCCGGCTACCGCAGCTTCTTCCTCGACGGCCAGACGATCATCCTGGAGGACTATCTCCAGGTCCGGCCGGAGAACCGCGAACGCCTCCAAGCGTTGATTACCGCCGGCCGCATCGGGATCGGTCCCTGGTACATTCTGCAGGATGCCTTCCTCACGAGCGGCGAAGCCAATATCCGCAACCTGCAGATCGGCCATGAGGATGCCGCCCGCTGGGGTCCGGTATCCAAGATCGGCTACTTCCCCGACACCTTCGGCCTCGTCGGCCAGACGCCGCAGCTGATGGCGCAGGCCGGCATCGACAACGCGCTCTTCGGACGCGGCGTCAAGCCGACCGGCTTCAACAACGAGGTCGGAGAGTCGACCGCCTTTGAAAGCTCCTTCTCCGAGCTCATCTGGGAAGGGCCGGACGGCTCCCGCGTGCTCGGCATCCTGTTCGCCAACTGGTATTCCAACGGCAACGAGGTTCCGGTGCAAGCCGAAGAAGCCCGCGCCTACTGGCAGCGCAAGCTCGCCGACGCCGGCAAATACGCTTCGACGCCGCATCTGCTCTTCATGAACGGCTGCGACCACCAGCCGATCCAGACCGACCTGGCCGAGGCGATCCGCATGGCAGGCGCGGTAGAGCCCGATGTGACCTTCATCCACTCCAACTTCCCGGACTATCTGCAAGCCGTCCGCGAGTCGGCGGGCGAGCGGCCTCTGTCGGTCGTGCAGGGCGAGCTGCGGAGCCAGCGCACGGACGGCTGGGGGACGCTCGTCAACACCGCCTCCTCCCGCGTCTACCTCAAGCAGATGAACGCCCGCGGCCAAGCTCTGCTGGAGCGCGCTGCCGAGCCGCTCGCGGCCTACGGACATCTGCACGGCAAGGATTACCCGCATCATCTGTTCACGTACGGCTGGAAGCAGCTCATGCAGAACCATCCGCATGACAGCATTTGCGGCTGCAGCGTGGACGAGGTCCATCGGGAGATGGTCTCCCGCTTCGACAAGAGCCGCCATGTGGCGGAAACCATTCTCGACGAGACGGCTCGATTCCTGGCCGACGCGGTGGATACCCGGGTTTTCGGCACCTATGGCTCCGATGCCCTGCCGTTCGTCGTGAACAATACGACGGGATGGAGGCGCGGCGGCACCGTATCCGTAGAGCTCGACGCGGCACGGATTTACTTCCGGGACGGCATTCCGATTCCGGAGATGAACGCCTGCATCCGCGAGCTCGGACTGGAAGGCCGGATACTCGTAGACGATCAGGGGAATCCTGTTCCGTGCACGATGGAGGATCTTGGCCTGCAATTCGGCTATGACCTGCCGGACGATGCATTCCGCCAGCCTTACCAGGCCCGCCGGGTGCGCCTGACCTTCCGCGCTGACGCCGTTCCGGCGCTCGGCCACCGTGCCTACGCCTGGGTAAAAAGCGAGCAGGCTCCCGAGCGGCAGCCTTCCCTTCTTCAAGGAAGCGCCGTGCTGGACAACGGCCTTCTTCGCGCCGAAGTCGCCGAGGACGGCAGCTTCGCCTTGACGGATCTCGGCACCGGTCGGGTATATGCCGATCTCGGGGTATATGAGGACAGCGGCGACATTGGCAACGAGTACATGTTCATGGCGCCGAAGGGCGTTGAGCCGCTGACCACGAAGGGCCTGCAGGCTTCCGTCCGCATCGTCGAGGACGCTCCTTACCGGGCCGCATTGGAAATCGTCCACGAATGGGATGTGCCCTCATCGGCAGACGAGCTTCTGGAGCGCGAGCAGCGGGAAATCGTCTATTATCCGGAACGCCAGGCAGGCCGCTCCGAGCATACGGTCAAGCTCCGCCTGACGACGACCTTGTCGCTGGAGCAGGGAAGCAGACGGCTGGACATCGTCTCCTCCTTCGACAATCAAGCCAAGGACCACCGGGTACGCATGCTGTTCCCGACGGATCTCGAGACGTCCGTGCACACGGCCGACTCCATCTTCGAAGCCGCCTTGCGGGACAACGAGCCTTCCGCCGAATGGACCAACCCGAGCAACACGCAGCATCAGATGGCCTTCGCCGATGTCAGCGGCCTGGCCGCGGACGGCGCGCGCGCCGGACTTGCGGTGGCCAACAGCGGGCTGAACGAGTATGAGGTGCTCCGCGACGGCCGCAATACGATTGCGGTCACGCTGCTCCGCTCGACCGGAGAGCTCGGCGATTGGGGATGGTTCCCTACTCCCGAAGCCCAGTGCATCGGTCCGCATGAAGCGCGCTTGGCGCTGATTCCGCATGGCGGCGATGGAGCCGCCGAGGGTGCGTATGCCGAGGCCTACCAGTTCGAGACCCCTTGGACGACGGCTCAGACCGGCATCCATCCGGGCACGCTTCGGCCTGTCGATGCCGCCCTGGCATGGGACGGCGAAGCTCTGGCTTTCTCCGCCTTCAAAATCAACGCCGTCGGCGACGTCATGGCCCGCTGGTACAATTTGAAGCGCGAGCCCGCGAAGCTTGCCGTCCAGGCTCCGGCCGGATCTACCGGCTGGTACAAGAGCGGCGTGCTCGAGCAGGCCGCAGCCGCGTCCGAATTGGACGCCGGACGCCGCGCCGAGCTTCCGGCCGGTCCTGCGGAGATCATAACGCTTGGTTTTTCGCATCGAACTCATTCCTGA
- a CDS encoding glycoside hydrolase family 125 protein produces the protein MEQFRLPKIPMPKLETPAAVQAVLEEAGQRLAHRPKLLELFRNCFPNTLDTTTKLMADSTTFVITGDIPAMWLRDSVEQVIQYVPLAKEDPDLQRIIEGLIKRHMNMIRIDPYANAFNETSNDWHWNTIDVTDMGPWVWERKFELDSICFSFRLAYAYWNETKHTAIFDTDFKLAMRTAIDLWKTEQRHFEQSPYRFTRNNGIPTDSLRNSGLGMPVNYTGMIWSGFRPSDDACDFHYNIPANMFAVVTLRQMREIAEWVFRDMAMVQELADLEADVNHGIQLYGVYRHPEFGPIYAYETDGFGNYCLMDDAGTPGLMSIPYVGYTSEDDPIYLNTRRFALSKENPFYYEGAKAKGIGSPHTPSGYIWHMALSMQGITAVSAEEKLAMIDMLESTDADTGFMHEGFHSDDPAVYTRSWFAWSNSLFSQLVYRAMKDGLLDA, from the coding sequence ATGGAACAATTCCGCCTTCCCAAAATCCCGATGCCGAAGCTGGAGACGCCTGCCGCCGTGCAGGCTGTCCTGGAGGAAGCCGGCCAGCGCCTCGCGCATCGGCCGAAGCTGCTCGAGCTTTTCCGCAACTGCTTCCCTAACACGCTGGATACGACGACCAAGCTGATGGCTGACAGCACCACCTTCGTCATCACCGGAGACATCCCGGCCATGTGGCTGCGCGACTCCGTCGAACAGGTCATCCAGTACGTTCCTCTGGCCAAGGAGGATCCCGACCTTCAACGGATCATTGAGGGCCTGATCAAGCGCCACATGAACATGATCCGGATCGACCCTTACGCCAACGCCTTCAACGAAACCAGCAACGACTGGCATTGGAACACGATCGACGTGACCGACATGGGACCTTGGGTATGGGAGCGCAAGTTCGAGCTCGATTCCATCTGCTTCTCGTTCCGCCTCGCCTACGCCTACTGGAACGAGACGAAGCATACCGCCATCTTCGATACGGACTTCAAGCTTGCAATGAGGACGGCGATCGATCTGTGGAAAACGGAGCAGCGGCATTTCGAGCAGTCTCCATACCGCTTCACCCGGAACAACGGCATTCCCACCGATTCGCTGCGCAACAGCGGCCTCGGCATGCCGGTCAACTATACGGGCATGATCTGGTCGGGCTTCCGCCCGAGCGACGATGCCTGCGACTTCCATTACAACATCCCGGCCAACATGTTCGCCGTCGTCACGCTGAGGCAGATGCGTGAGATCGCGGAATGGGTATTCCGCGACATGGCGATGGTGCAGGAGCTGGCAGACCTCGAAGCGGACGTGAACCACGGCATCCAGCTGTACGGAGTCTACCGCCATCCCGAATTCGGTCCTATCTATGCGTATGAGACCGACGGCTTCGGCAACTACTGCCTGATGGACGATGCCGGCACGCCGGGCCTGATGTCGATTCCTTACGTCGGCTATACGTCCGAGGACGATCCGATCTATCTCAACACGCGCCGCTTCGCGCTGAGCAAGGAAAATCCGTTTTATTACGAAGGCGCCAAGGCCAAAGGCATCGGCAGCCCCCATACGCCTTCGGGCTACATCTGGCATATGGCTCTTTCCATGCAAGGCATTACAGCTGTATCGGCCGAGGAAAAGCTCGCCATGATCGACATGCTGGAGTCCACCGACGCGGACACCGGGTTCATGCATGAAGGCTTCCACTCCGACGATCCTGCTGTATACACACGCAGCTGGTTCGCCTGGTCCAACAGCCTTTTCTCTCAGCTCGTATACCGGGCGATGAAGGACGGCTTGCTGGACGCCTGA
- a CDS encoding carbohydrate ABC transporter permease, translated as MAKAMPVRKPRDFQKLSAGWNVVFNIIAAVFALACVFPFVFIVIISFTKESSLAENGYQIIPEHWSLEAYRYVFQNGDALLRSYGVTILVTVVGTVLALLVVTLYAYGISRKTFKYRNFFGFFAFFTMLFNGGLVPTYIVVTQMLGLKDSVWAMILPLMVNAFYILIMRTFFSTMVPDAIIESGKIDGAGEFQIFWKLVLPLALPGLATIALFSTLGYWNDWFNALLYIENPNLVPLQSMLMRIETNMQFLLTQASSNSSLASNLQNMPQDTSRMAMVVLATGPIILAYPFFQRYFVQGLTIGAVKE; from the coding sequence ATGGCCAAAGCAATGCCCGTCCGGAAACCCCGGGACTTCCAGAAGCTGTCGGCCGGCTGGAATGTCGTCTTCAACATCATTGCCGCCGTTTTCGCCCTGGCCTGCGTGTTCCCGTTCGTCTTCATCGTCATCATCTCGTTCACCAAGGAATCCAGCCTCGCTGAGAACGGCTACCAGATCATTCCCGAGCATTGGAGCCTGGAAGCTTACCGCTATGTCTTCCAGAACGGCGACGCGCTGCTCCGCTCCTATGGCGTCACCATTCTCGTGACGGTCGTCGGCACCGTGCTCGCGCTGCTCGTCGTCACGCTGTACGCATACGGCATTTCGCGCAAGACGTTCAAATACCGGAATTTCTTCGGCTTCTTCGCTTTCTTCACGATGCTGTTCAACGGCGGCCTCGTTCCGACCTACATCGTCGTGACGCAGATGCTCGGCCTCAAGGACTCCGTCTGGGCGATGATTCTGCCTCTGATGGTCAACGCCTTCTACATCCTGATCATGAGGACGTTCTTCAGCACGATGGTTCCCGACGCCATCATCGAATCCGGCAAGATCGACGGCGCCGGCGAATTCCAGATCTTCTGGAAGCTCGTCCTGCCGCTGGCTCTGCCCGGACTTGCCACGATCGCCTTGTTCAGCACGCTCGGCTACTGGAACGACTGGTTCAACGCCCTGCTGTACATCGAGAATCCCAACCTCGTGCCGCTGCAGTCGATGCTCATGCGGATCGAGACCAACATGCAGTTCCTGTTGACGCAGGCGTCGAGCAATTCCTCCCTGGCGTCCAATCTCCAGAACATGCCGCAGGATACTTCCCGCATGGCGATGGTCGTGCTCGCCACCGGCCCGATCATCCTCGCCTACCCGTTCTTCCAGCGTTATTTCGTGCAAGGATTGACGATCGGAGCGGTCAAAGAGTAA
- a CDS encoding ABC transporter permease subunit produces the protein MKGLAGFFRDLGRNKAILLMVLPGALWFLIFSYIPMAGTILAFKEYRISRHGFLRSVLDSDWVGLSNFKFLFSTSDAWVITRNTLLYNIVFIVLGLIASVAMAIVLSEIVNKRLSKLYQTGMFLPYFLSWVIVGYFAFSFLSLDKGLLNQILSSIGIDPVNWYNNPAYWPFILVFISLWKGIGYNSVVYLASIMGIDRSLYEAAMIDGANKWQQIRNVTIPMLKPLMTILTLLAIGKIFYADFGLFYQVPRDSGTLYSVTNVIDTYVYRGLKTTGEFGMVTAAGLYQSFVGFTLVLLSNWVVRRFDKDNSLF, from the coding sequence ATGAAAGGATTGGCCGGCTTCTTCCGCGACCTGGGCCGCAACAAAGCGATTCTGCTGATGGTGCTGCCGGGAGCGCTATGGTTCCTCATCTTCTCCTACATTCCGATGGCCGGAACCATCCTGGCCTTCAAGGAGTACCGGATCAGCCGCCACGGCTTCCTCCGGAGCGTCCTCGACAGCGACTGGGTCGGACTGTCGAACTTCAAGTTCCTGTTCAGCACCAGCGACGCCTGGGTCATCACCCGCAACACGCTGCTCTACAACATCGTCTTCATCGTCCTCGGCCTCATCGCCTCGGTCGCCATGGCGATCGTACTCTCCGAGATCGTCAACAAACGCCTGTCCAAGCTGTACCAGACCGGCATGTTCCTGCCCTACTTCCTCTCCTGGGTCATCGTCGGCTACTTCGCCTTCAGCTTCCTCAGCCTGGACAAAGGCCTGCTCAACCAGATCCTTTCCTCCATCGGAATCGACCCGGTCAACTGGTACAACAACCCGGCCTATTGGCCGTTCATTCTTGTCTTCATCAGCCTGTGGAAGGGAATCGGCTACAACAGCGTCGTGTATCTGGCGTCCATCATGGGCATCGACCGCTCCCTCTACGAGGCTGCGATGATCGACGGCGCGAACAAGTGGCAGCAGATCCGCAACGTCACGATTCCGATGCTGAAGCCGCTCATGACGATTCTGACTCTGCTGGCCATCGGCAAGATCTTTTACGCCGACTTCGGCCTGTTCTACCAGGTGCCTCGCGATTCCGGCACGCTGTACTCCGTCACCAACGTCATCGACACCTATGTCTACCGCGGCCTGAAAACGACCGGCGAGTTCGGCATGGTCACGGCTGCCGGCCTCTACCAGAGCTTTGTCGGCTTCACTCTCGTGCTGCTGTCCAATTGGGTCGTCCGCCGCTTCGACAAGGACAACTCTCTGTTCTAA